The following nucleotide sequence is from Cucumis melo cultivar AY chromosome 1, USDA_Cmelo_AY_1.0, whole genome shotgun sequence.
GAAAATTAATGGAAAAAGGTACTTGTTGGTCATGGATGATGTGTGGAATGAAAGCCATGAGAAGTGGATTGATCTAAAAAGATATCTAATGGGTGGTGCAATGGGAAGTAGAATTTTGATCACAACACGTAGCCAACAAGTTGCACAGACATCTGACACAGTTTCATTTCATCATTTAAAAGAACTCGACAATCACAACTCTTGGGTGTTGTTTAGAAAAATGGCATTTTtaaacgaagaagaagagatcGAGAATTCAAATTTGGTCAAAATCGGTAAGGAGATTGTAGCAAAGTTGAAAGGTTCTCCTCTTGGAATAAGAGTAGTTGGCCGTTTGCTATATTTCAAAAACACGGAAAAGGATTGGTTGTCATTCAAGGACAATAATGAACTTGGCACAACTTTACAACAAGAAAATCAGATTCAACCAATACTGAAGATTAGTTTTGACCACCTTCCATCTAACTTAAAGCAATGTTTTATGTATTGTGCTTTGTTTCCTAAAGATTATGAGTTTTGGAAGGATGAATTGGTAAAACTATGGATGGCACAAGGTTTCATTCAACCACATGGTAAGAAGGCAATTGAAGATGTTGGGGATGATTATTTTAAAGAGTTAGCGGGGAGGTCGTTCTTTCAAGacataagaaaaaataaatgggGAGACATCAAGAAGTGTAAGATGCATgatttgatacatgatcttgCGTGTTCGATGGTAGAAAATGAATGTGTGGTTGTAAGTGATGGTGTTGGGTCTATTGACAAAAGGACTCGACATGTCTCATTTTTCTATCGCCGAAGGCAAATGTCGAGGGAACTAGTACCTAGATTGTTCACTAAGGCAAAGAAGTTCAGAACATTGAGTTTGAATTCAGCTTCTATTTCTTTTCTGAAAACAATGTATCGCATTAATCTTTTTCGATTACGAACATTGAATTTGAAATACTGTTGTCATCCTCCTAAATTTATTGATAAGTTGAAACATTTGAGATATCTTAATCTTTCTCACTTGCGTATAGATTTCCTTCCAAAGTTTATTACCAAATTGTATAATTTGGAAACACTTATCCTTCGCTACTGCAAATGGCTAAGAGAATTGCCAAAAGATATTAGCAATTTGATGAACCTTAGGTATCTTGATCTACATGGATGCTTCCGTTTGACTCGCATGCCAAAAGGGCTAGGTGAGATGAGTAGCCTTCAGACaatgaatttgtttgtattagGAAAAGATAAAGGTGGCAATTTAAGTGAATTGAATGAACTTAAAAGCTTGAGAGGATCGTTATGTATTCGAGGATTACAATTTTGCACAACTATTGATATAGAAAATGtgaaatattttgaagaaaagtCTGAAATTCGAAAGTTGAAATTACATTGGGACACAGACAAGATGAAGCCAAAAATTGATGATGCCTCATATGCTGAAGATGAGAGGATTTTGGAGTGCTTAAAACCACATTCAAATGTTTGCAAAATGAGTATAAAAGGATATAGAGGTATAAAGTTATGTGATTGGGTGTCTCCTGATTATTTCCTGGGTGGTCTGGTTAGCATAGAGCTTTGTCATTGTGAAAAATTGGAGCATCTCCCTCAATTTGATCAATTTCCATGTCTCAAGAATCTTGATCTTGAGGACTTATCCAATATCGAATACATTGATGATAGCAATTCTGTTTCTTCATCAACAACTTTTTTTCCATCTCTTGAGAAACTAAGGATTAAGAAGATGCCTAAGTTGAAAGGGTGGTGGAGGAGGGGGGAAATCCCATCGAATTACTCTGCTCAATACACTGCCTCTCTTCCAACAGCATTACATCAGCTTTCACAATTATGGATTTTGGATTGTCCTCAGCTGGCTTTTATTCCACAGCATCCACCTTTGCAATCATTGGCAATAGGGGGTGTTGGTTTGAAAGTTTTTGATATGGTAATAAGAATGGCTACAAACCTTGCTGcggattcttcttcttcttcaactctGTCTAAATTATCTACTCTTGAGATTGAAAATATTGATATCAAGTTCCTGCCAGAAGCGTTAAACTGCAATATGAAAGATCTTCAGGTGCTTAGCATTcgaagttgcaaatatttacaAATGTCTTCTTCCCGTCTCGTGTATGAGGAAGAAGATAGGCTAGTGTACTGGAAAGAACTTAGCAATCTCCGCCATCTTTGTTTTTGGGACATTCCGAAATTGGAGTATTTGCCAAAGGGTTTGGAATATATGACAGCTCTTGAATCTTTATATCTACAAGAATGTGGAAATTTAGTGAGTATTGAAGGGATCGGCCAACTCAGTTCACTATCAGACTTGATTATTTGCAATTGTCCCAATTTAACTTCATTGCCGGAAGGAGTCAGCGGCCTGACTTCATTGTCCTATTTGTCGATTAGAGATTGTCCTAATTTAAGGTCGTTGCCGGAAGGACTTAGCCAAATCCGCTCCTTAAAAGGATCATTACATGTGTCAAAATGCCCCAAATTGAGGAAGAGTTGGAAGAAGCAAAACAAATACAGAAGGTTGAAGAAGATGTTTAACTTGGACAACAAACAAACAGGTGAAGATGATCGCACTGAAATCATCTTTGAAAAGCCTCAACGTAGGTATGCACAACCATTTCTATTCATCACTTTCTTTGATAAACGATTGTTTCCATATGATAAAACTTTTAACTTTCGATCCTCTCATGTCAATTTAATTCTCTACTCTCTCTTTCcgtgatgattttaaaaaagGATAATCAGTAAAGATTAGAAAGCTCTCATTTCTCACTCTTAATTACTGATGGATTGTGTTCAGCCCTGACAGCTTTTACTGTCATTACAAACATAAATTACATTATATTGGTTTTAAGAGCTGCAAAAACCAGAAGGAATAGAAGGCAAGAAATAAGGTATATCTATGCACACAAACTACCTCTGTTTTCTACATTTTTTGGCTTTGGTGTCTAATTATTTGTGAACTTCAAAAGTCTATTCTTTCTAACATTGAAATTTAAAGGTTTATTgattttaacttttgttttttaaatctTAGAGTGTTTTTGCACTAATTGCTGCTAAATAAAGGGAGGAGGAAGGTGATTT
It contains:
- the LOC103503128 gene encoding putative disease resistance protein RGA1 — translated: MAESIIYAVAGNMITKMGSLALRELGLSWRINDELDKLQDTLSAIRAVLLDAEEQQSKSHAVKDWISKLKDVFYDIDDLVDELSYETLKKQVLTESRRTTKHVRIFFSKFHLISFGLKMGQQIKEVREKLNAIADDKDKLHLSMRMGEIQGDELRKIRETSSFIPEGEVIGRDDDKKVIIDFLLDTKTKKDNVEVISIVGMGGLGKTALAQSVYNDEKINKHFQLKLWVCISEEFNVRTIVGNIIELFEEKKLEPLQLDKLQSMLREKINGKRYLLVMDDVWNESHEKWIDLKRYLMGGAMGSRILITTRSQQVAQTSDTVSFHHLKELDNHNSWVLFRKMAFLNEEEEIENSNLVKIGKEIVAKLKGSPLGIRVVGRLLYFKNTEKDWLSFKDNNELGTTLQQENQIQPILKISFDHLPSNLKQCFMYCALFPKDYEFWKDELVKLWMAQGFIQPHGKKAIEDVGDDYFKELAGRSFFQDIRKNKWGDIKKCKMHDLIHDLACSMVENECVVVSDGVGSIDKRTRHVSFFYRRRQMSRELVPRLFTKAKKFRTLSLNSASISFLKTMYRINLFRLRTLNLKYCCHPPKFIDKLKHLRYLNLSHLRIDFLPKFITKLYNLETLILRYCKWLRELPKDISNLMNLRYLDLHGCFRLTRMPKGLGEMSSLQTMNLFVLGKDKGGNLSELNELKSLRGSLCIRGLQFCTTIDIENVKYFEEKSEIRKLKLHWDTDKMKPKIDDASYAEDERILECLKPHSNVCKMSIKGYRGIKLCDWVSPDYFLGGLVSIELCHCEKLEHLPQFDQFPCLKNLDLEDLSNIEYIDDSNSVSSSTTFFPSLEKLRIKKMPKLKGWWRRGEIPSNYSAQYTASLPTALHQLSQLWILDCPQLAFIPQHPPLQSLAIGGVGLKVFDMVIRMATNLAADSSSSSTLSKLSTLEIENIDIKFLPEALNCNMKDLQVLSIRSCKYLQMSSSRLVYEEEDRLVYWKELSNLRHLCFWDIPKLEYLPKGLEYMTALESLYLQECGNLVSIEGIGQLSSLSDLIICNCPNLTSLPEGVSGLTSLSYLSIRDCPNLRSLPEGLSQIRSLKGSLHVSKCPKLRKSWKKQNKYRRLKKMFNLDNKQTGEDDRTEIIFEKPQRSPDSFYCHYKHKLHYIGFKSCKNQKE